From Sporosarcina sp. Te-1, the proteins below share one genomic window:
- a CDS encoding menaquinol-cytochrome c reductase cytochrome b/c subunit has product MHRGKGMKFVGDSRISANRKPNVPKDYSEYPGKTEAFWPNFLLKEWMIGAVFLIGYLIITVAHPSPLERQADPTDTTYIPVPDWYFLFMYQLLKYEFASGPYNVIGAIIIPGLAVGALMLVPFMDTSKERRPFKRPLPTGFMLLAFAAIFYLTWESVVNHDWEKAKAQGAIVEEVEFDENSEGYQIYSGSSCINCHGDAFQGGLGPALSNTGLTADEIADIAHNGIGDMPPGQWTGSDEDLQVLAEFIEGLNQE; this is encoded by the coding sequence ATGCATCGCGGAAAAGGTATGAAATTTGTTGGGGATTCCCGGATTTCTGCAAATCGGAAACCCAATGTCCCAAAAGACTACTCAGAATATCCTGGTAAAACAGAAGCTTTCTGGCCAAACTTCCTTTTGAAGGAATGGATGATCGGAGCCGTTTTCCTCATTGGATATCTTATTATTACAGTTGCCCATCCGTCTCCGCTTGAGCGACAAGCCGATCCGACGGATACAACGTACATCCCTGTTCCGGACTGGTACTTCCTATTCATGTACCAGTTGCTAAAGTATGAATTCGCTTCCGGTCCATATAATGTGATCGGAGCTATTATCATACCTGGTCTTGCAGTCGGAGCATTGATGCTAGTACCATTCATGGATACTTCGAAAGAGCGTCGACCATTCAAACGCCCGCTTCCTACAGGATTCATGCTTCTTGCTTTCGCAGCTATTTTCTATTTGACTTGGGAATCCGTCGTGAACCATGACTGGGAAAAAGCGAAAGCGCAAGGTGCAATCGTGGAAGAGGTTGAATTTGACGAAAACTCTGAAGGGTACCAAATTTACTCTGGCTCTTCTTGTATCAACTGTCATGGTGATGCATTCCAAGGCGGACTTGGGCCAGCCTTGAGCAACACAGGTTTAACAGCTGATGAGATCGCTGACATTGCACATAACGGTATCGGCGACATGCCTCCGGGGCAATGGACGGGATCGGATGAAGACTTACAAGTCCTTGCTGAATTCATCGAAGGATTAAATCAGGAATAA
- a CDS encoding ubiquinol-cytochrome c reductase iron-sulfur subunit encodes MMSSKVSRRQFLSYSLMGVGGFMVSAAVMPMIRFAVDPVLQVKSDGDFIATSQKVDELTEVPVRVDFTIKDRKDAWYKSDVSNTAWVYKEGDQVIALSPVCKHLGCTVNWEGDNHKNEFFCPCHAGRYEKNGKNVAGTPPLGPLDEYQVQVVDGFVHLGKTVPNTLV; translated from the coding sequence CTGATGAGCAGCAAAGTGTCAAGACGCCAATTCCTAAGCTATTCCTTAATGGGCGTCGGTGGATTCATGGTTTCGGCAGCAGTAATGCCGATGATCCGTTTTGCGGTCGATCCGGTATTGCAAGTAAAAAGTGACGGGGATTTTATTGCAACCTCGCAAAAAGTGGATGAATTGACTGAAGTGCCGGTACGTGTCGACTTTACGATCAAAGATCGGAAAGATGCTTGGTACAAATCCGACGTCTCGAATACCGCTTGGGTTTATAAAGAAGGCGATCAAGTCATCGCGCTTTCTCCTGTCTGTAAGCATCTTGGATGCACCGTGAACTGGGAAGGGGACAATCATAAGAACGAATTCTTCTGCCCTTGCCACGCTGGACGTTACGAGAAAAATGGAAAGAACGTAGCTGGAACTCCGCCGCTAGGTCCGCTTGATGAATATCAAGTCCAAGTAGTGGATGGCTTTGTTCATCTTGGTAAAACTGTTCCAAACACATTAGTTTAA
- the aroH gene encoding chorismate mutase translates to MTVRGIRGATTVHCDDVDAILEATEALALEMANANQFTPDEIVSVIVSTTPDIKSVFPARAIRSIDGWKYVPVMCTHEMDVPGSMPQCIRILMHVNSETAQKDILHIYHNDAIKLRPDLQTK, encoded by the coding sequence ATGACAGTTAGAGGAATCAGAGGAGCGACAACGGTTCATTGCGATGATGTCGATGCAATTTTGGAAGCGACCGAAGCACTTGCTCTTGAAATGGCGAATGCCAATCAATTTACACCTGACGAGATTGTCTCTGTTATTGTTTCGACAACACCGGATATCAAGTCTGTATTTCCGGCAAGGGCCATACGATCCATCGACGGCTGGAAATACGTACCTGTCATGTGTACCCATGAAATGGACGTGCCTGGCTCGATGCCGCAATGTATCAGAATATTGATGCATGTCAATTCGGAGACAGCGCAAAAGGATATTTTACATATCTATCATAATGACGCAATCAAGCTTCGCCCGGATTTACAGACGAAATAA
- a CDS encoding YitT family protein, whose protein sequence is MLAGIKLKNIIFIILGAAIFSFGLVHFNIQHELAEGGFTGITLILLFAFDWDPAIMNLVLNIPMFLLGWKLLGRRSFIYTIIGTVSVSVFLKVFMKYQYDIHLEGDMFLVALFAGVFIGSGLGIIFRFGGTTGGVDIIARLGHKYKGWSMGRTMFMFDAGVIFLSWLVYLDHRSVMYTLVALFVGARVIDFVQEGAYAARGAFIISDHQDAIATKIAVDMERGVTVFRGYGHFTRSDREILYCVVGKNELMRLKNIVTSVDPHAFVSVTEVHDVLGEGFTLDDQKQPLEK, encoded by the coding sequence TTGTTGGCCGGCATAAAACTTAAAAATATCATTTTCATCATCCTCGGAGCTGCCATATTCAGCTTCGGACTGGTTCATTTCAACATTCAACATGAGTTGGCCGAGGGAGGATTTACGGGGATTACCCTCATTTTGCTTTTTGCGTTTGATTGGGATCCCGCAATAATGAACCTCGTCCTGAACATTCCGATGTTCCTGCTCGGTTGGAAGCTGCTCGGTCGGCGATCTTTTATTTATACGATTATCGGTACGGTGTCCGTCTCCGTATTCCTTAAAGTATTCATGAAATATCAGTATGACATCCATCTGGAAGGAGATATGTTCCTGGTCGCCCTGTTTGCGGGTGTTTTCATCGGCAGCGGGCTCGGTATCATCTTCCGGTTCGGAGGCACGACCGGCGGGGTGGACATCATCGCGCGGCTCGGCCATAAATATAAGGGCTGGAGTATGGGTCGAACCATGTTCATGTTTGACGCAGGAGTTATTTTCCTCTCGTGGCTCGTTTATTTGGATCATCGTTCCGTCATGTATACATTGGTTGCCTTGTTTGTCGGGGCGCGCGTGATCGATTTTGTCCAAGAAGGGGCCTACGCAGCGCGGGGAGCCTTCATCATTTCGGATCATCAGGATGCCATCGCCACCAAAATCGCTGTCGATATGGAACGCGGTGTGACGGTCTTCCGAGGCTATGGACATTTCACAAGGTCTGACCGTGAAATTTTATATTGTGTAGTCGGAAAAAATGAATTAATGCGCTTGAAAAATATCGTCACCTCTGTCGATCCCCATGCGTTTGTTTCCGTAACGGAAGTTCATGACGTCTTAGGCGAAGGATTTACTCTTGACGATCAGAAACAACCTTTGGAAAAGTAG
- a CDS encoding YpiF family protein, with protein sequence MNWTGKDMDTYLQQKEYIDTLVIPLIKVESTLERMKTSASAAEFTMLLASMIETQFKGRMMFAPPFSYTASTSIEDMEEQTLAAFKESPFKHVFFLTTDPAWVSLDENGQVIWLPSIPLENMDVQLRQTILEDQLRQVLPKFTEKWATA encoded by the coding sequence ATGAATTGGACCGGAAAAGATATGGATACATATTTACAGCAAAAAGAATATATTGATACGCTCGTCATACCGCTGATTAAGGTAGAATCGACGTTGGAAAGAATGAAAACGAGTGCGTCCGCAGCGGAATTCACTATGTTATTAGCGTCCATGATCGAAACACAGTTCAAAGGGCGGATGATGTTTGCACCTCCATTTTCCTATACCGCTTCAACCTCCATCGAAGATATGGAAGAACAAACGCTGGCCGCTTTCAAAGAATCGCCGTTTAAACACGTCTTCTTTCTTACAACTGATCCTGCTTGGGTTTCTTTGGATGAGAATGGACAAGTGATCTGGCTGCCTTCCATCCCTCTTGAAAACATGGATGTCCAGCTTCGGCAAACGATTTTGGAGGACCAACTACGTCAGGTACTTCCTAAATTCACTGAAAAGTGGGCAACTGCTTGA
- a CDS encoding prephenate dehydrogenase, with protein sequence MKSNVAIIGLGLIGGSLGLALKRNPDISITGFDRSYKTADEAYRRGIIDMIAPSAESACEKADFVFFATPVNTTVSLMKEASNWKFKQDVILTDTGSTKFPIMEAAKDLAERRIDVIGGHPMAGSHKSGVSAAKAHLFENAYYILTPQDTTAPAKVESLKTLLTPTKGKVVVLEAGQHDRMTAIVSHFPHIVASSMVSLLARQEAGQPFVKNLAAGGFRDLTRIASADPIMWRDITIQNKEELLNQLDGWMREMEKVRSMLHSNEPERIFDFFAEAKQYRDQLPSTTEGAVQGALYMPFDLHIDVPDHPGVISEITKILADERISLTNIRIVETRTDVYGILVVSFQTAEDRKKARQVLSRATDYSMHII encoded by the coding sequence ATGAAGAGTAATGTAGCAATCATCGGATTAGGCTTGATCGGCGGGTCGTTAGGACTTGCCTTAAAGAGGAATCCGGACATTTCAATCACCGGCTTTGACCGTTCGTATAAAACGGCGGATGAAGCTTATCGCAGGGGAATTATCGATATGATTGCACCATCTGCTGAGTCCGCTTGTGAAAAAGCGGATTTTGTCTTTTTCGCAACTCCTGTGAATACAACTGTGTCCTTAATGAAAGAAGCGAGTAATTGGAAATTTAAGCAAGATGTCATTCTGACGGATACAGGAAGTACAAAATTTCCGATCATGGAAGCAGCGAAGGATCTGGCGGAAAGACGTATTGATGTCATCGGAGGGCACCCGATGGCTGGATCCCATAAAAGCGGCGTGAGTGCAGCCAAAGCTCATTTATTTGAGAATGCTTATTATATATTAACTCCCCAAGACACGACTGCACCTGCAAAAGTAGAATCGTTGAAGACGCTCCTAACGCCGACAAAAGGTAAGGTAGTAGTCCTGGAAGCGGGGCAACATGATCGGATGACAGCAATCGTCAGCCATTTTCCGCATATTGTCGCCTCTTCGATGGTCAGTTTGCTAGCAAGACAAGAGGCTGGCCAACCTTTTGTAAAAAACTTGGCAGCAGGCGGCTTCCGGGATTTGACGAGAATCGCTTCTGCCGATCCCATTATGTGGAGGGACATTACAATACAGAACAAGGAAGAGCTTCTCAACCAACTCGATGGCTGGATGAGGGAAATGGAAAAGGTACGTTCCATGCTCCATTCAAACGAACCGGAACGGATTTTTGATTTTTTTGCAGAAGCAAAACAGTATAGAGATCAATTACCTTCCACAACAGAAGGAGCGGTTCAAGGGGCCTTATATATGCCATTCGATCTTCATATCGATGTTCCTGACCATCCAGGCGTGATCTCTGAAATCACCAAAATACTTGCGGATGAACGGATAAGTTTGACGAATATTAGGATTGTGGAGACCCGGACAGATGTGTACGGTATTTTAGTTGTCAGTTTCCAAACCGCTGAGGATCGCAAGAAAGCACGTCAAGTCCTGTCGAGAGCAACAGATTATAGCATGCATATCATTTGA
- the qcrB gene encoding menaquinol-cytochrome c reductase cytochrome b subunit, whose protein sequence is MLNKIYDWVDERLDITPIWRDIADHEVPEHVNPAHHFSAFIYCFGGLTFFVTVIQILSGMFLTMYYTPDIENAWKSVYYLQNEVAFGEIVRGMHHWGASLVIVMMFLHTLRVFFTGSYKKPRELNWIVGVLIFVTMLGLGFTGYLLPWDMKALFATKVGIEIAASVPFIGEQIKILLAGDSTILGAQTLTRFFAIHVFFLPAALLGLLAAHFIMIRRQGISGPL, encoded by the coding sequence GTGCTAAATAAAATTTATGATTGGGTTGATGAACGGTTGGATATCACCCCGATATGGCGTGATATTGCTGACCACGAAGTACCTGAGCACGTAAACCCTGCACATCATTTTTCCGCATTCATTTATTGTTTCGGAGGTTTGACATTTTTCGTAACGGTCATTCAGATCTTATCCGGTATGTTCTTAACAATGTACTATACTCCGGACATCGAAAATGCTTGGAAATCCGTCTACTACCTTCAAAATGAAGTTGCATTCGGTGAGATTGTGCGTGGGATGCACCACTGGGGAGCGTCGCTTGTTATCGTTATGATGTTCCTACATACGCTACGTGTTTTCTTCACAGGTTCTTATAAGAAGCCGCGTGAACTGAACTGGATCGTCGGCGTTCTTATTTTCGTCACGATGTTGGGTCTTGGCTTCACAGGTTACCTATTGCCGTGGGATATGAAGGCGTTGTTCGCTACTAAGGTTGGTATCGAAATTGCAGCGTCCGTACCTTTCATCGGTGAGCAGATTAAAATTCTCCTTGCGGGAGATTCAACAATCCTAGGTGCACAAACATTAACACGTTTCTTCGCGATTCATGTATTTTTCTTGCCAGCTGCTTTGCTTGGGTTGCTTGCGGCGCACTTTATCATGATCAGAAGACAAGGTATTTCTGGACCACTATAA
- a CDS encoding zinc metallopeptidase, whose product MFLVYLGIIILLPLYAQFKVKSTYNKYARIRSTSGMTGAEVARMILDHNGLHDVKVVESKGFLSDHYNPITKIVALSPQNYHEASVAGTAVAAHEVGHAIQDKEAYAFLRFRHRLAPVANITSNASWIFIMIGLFVTSLNSLLGIGILLMAVGVLFQIVTLPVEFNASSRAMNQIVELGIIRNEEEPHAKKVLSAAAMTYVAATAVAVLELLRLVLIFTNRDD is encoded by the coding sequence ATGTTTTTGGTTTATCTGGGCATCATCATTTTGCTGCCGCTTTATGCTCAGTTCAAAGTGAAAAGTACGTATAATAAATATGCAAGAATTCGTTCGACGTCCGGCATGACGGGGGCAGAAGTGGCTCGAATGATATTGGATCATAATGGGCTTCATGACGTGAAAGTTGTGGAAAGTAAAGGATTTTTAAGTGACCATTACAACCCGATCACTAAAATTGTCGCACTTTCTCCACAAAACTACCATGAAGCTTCTGTTGCTGGGACTGCAGTAGCGGCGCATGAAGTTGGCCATGCTATTCAGGACAAGGAAGCCTATGCCTTCCTTCGATTCCGTCATCGGTTGGCTCCAGTCGCCAATATCACATCAAACGCTTCTTGGATTTTCATCATGATCGGTTTATTTGTTACTAGCTTAAACTCTTTATTGGGTATCGGTATCCTTCTAATGGCTGTTGGTGTATTGTTCCAGATTGTTACATTGCCGGTGGAGTTCAATGCTTCCAGCCGCGCGATGAATCAAATCGTTGAACTGGGCATTATTCGGAACGAAGAAGAACCGCATGCTAAGAAAGTACTAAGTGCTGCAGCTATGACATATGTAGCGGCAACCGCAGTAGCTGTACTCGAATTGCTCCGTCTCGTCTTGATTTTTACAAATCGCGATGATTGA
- a CDS encoding ReoY family proteolytic degradation factor encodes MTAMIPVAAKKDFVRWFLKRYKLKRRECVWILNYLLSHEQLLQNVHFTDEAHYCPRAMVISTTNSESIPFRFYKGNLMTADAEKSFHDLRLHPEEKMYIQLNFPNSHACPQYAMVREENPYLPDDLQVSERDRKIAEQLLEESAATMSLELLMRRVDEALDENDRERFLVLSSMLNEMKTSKQ; translated from the coding sequence ATGACAGCCATGATTCCTGTCGCTGCCAAAAAGGATTTTGTACGGTGGTTTCTAAAGCGCTACAAATTAAAGCGCCGGGAATGTGTTTGGATTTTGAATTATCTTCTAAGCCATGAGCAGCTTCTTCAAAATGTCCACTTTACTGACGAGGCACACTATTGTCCCAGAGCAATGGTAATCTCCACGACCAATTCGGAAAGTATACCGTTTCGTTTTTATAAAGGGAATTTGATGACGGCGGACGCCGAGAAGTCATTTCATGATTTACGTCTCCATCCGGAAGAAAAAATGTATATTCAATTAAACTTTCCAAACAGTCATGCGTGCCCTCAATATGCGATGGTGCGGGAAGAGAATCCGTACCTGCCGGATGATTTGCAAGTGAGTGAACGCGATCGGAAAATTGCAGAACAGCTTTTGGAGGAAAGTGCAGCAACCATGTCATTGGAACTGCTGATGAGAAGAGTGGATGAAGCTCTGGATGAGAATGATCGCGAACGTTTCCTTGTCCTGTCCTCCATGTTGAATGAAATGAAAACTTCCAAACAATGA
- a CDS encoding nucleotide pyrophosphohydrolase translates to MEQLKTMRQMQDEVDQYISGFKEGYFPPMELLARLTEELGELSREVQHVHGMKKKKETEAVKSLAEETGDLLFVLICFANSQGIDLEESLTTVLDKFKHRDADRWTKKEELH, encoded by the coding sequence ATGGAACAATTGAAAACGATGAGACAAATGCAGGACGAAGTAGATCAATACATAAGCGGTTTTAAGGAAGGGTATTTTCCGCCGATGGAATTGCTGGCTCGTTTGACTGAGGAGTTAGGCGAACTATCGAGGGAAGTCCAACATGTGCATGGCATGAAAAAGAAAAAAGAGACAGAAGCTGTTAAATCTCTAGCCGAAGAGACAGGCGACCTGTTGTTTGTCCTTATCTGCTTTGCCAACTCACAAGGCATTGATTTGGAAGAGTCTCTTACGACAGTTTTAGATAAATTTAAACATCGGGACGCGGACCGATGGACGAAGAAGGAGGAATTGCATTGA
- the hisC gene encoding histidinol-phosphate transaminase gives MKWKTALEEMKPYKPGRSIEDVKRTYGLTHIVKLASNENPYGTSQEVLDYLDQNPLQYEIYPDGHSSRLRKKLAEKHGVSEESILFGNGSDEIITIICRALLDEGKHTIMATPTFPQYAHNAKIEGAAITEIPLKDGLHDLDAFLKAITKDTTVIWICNPNNPTGTLMPVGEIVDFLHHVPEDVLVVLDEAYFEYITDDQHVDSISLLEQLNNIIVLRTFSKAYGLASMRLGYGIAHPAVVTPLNKVRNPFNNNSLAVAVAEVAVQDKEFIEKCRSLNDQQRMRFKQFAAHHGLHMFDSQTNFVLIQVPSDADEASEFLLQQGYIVRSGNALGTPGYIRVTVGTEQQNDGFFTAFDKFLQQGGSHEE, from the coding sequence ATGAAGTGGAAGACAGCATTGGAAGAGATGAAACCGTATAAACCGGGGAGATCAATTGAAGACGTGAAGCGTACGTACGGACTGACCCATATAGTGAAACTGGCATCCAACGAGAATCCATACGGCACCTCGCAGGAAGTACTGGATTATTTGGATCAAAATCCGCTTCAATATGAGATCTACCCTGACGGTCATTCCAGCCGCCTGCGAAAAAAACTAGCGGAAAAACATGGTGTTTCCGAAGAATCCATTCTTTTCGGAAACGGTTCAGATGAAATTATTACAATCATTTGCCGCGCTTTACTTGATGAAGGCAAACATACGATCATGGCGACACCTACATTTCCCCAGTATGCCCATAACGCGAAAATCGAAGGGGCGGCGATTACGGAAATTCCATTAAAAGACGGCTTGCATGATTTAGATGCGTTTCTAAAAGCCATTACCAAGGATACAACCGTCATTTGGATTTGTAATCCAAACAACCCGACAGGAACGTTAATGCCGGTCGGCGAGATCGTTGATTTCTTGCATCACGTACCGGAAGATGTACTCGTCGTTTTAGATGAGGCGTACTTCGAATATATTACAGATGATCAACATGTAGATTCGATCTCTTTGCTTGAACAATTGAACAATATTATCGTTTTACGTACCTTCTCAAAAGCATATGGATTGGCTTCCATGCGACTAGGCTATGGAATTGCTCATCCTGCTGTCGTAACGCCGTTAAATAAAGTGCGGAACCCGTTTAATAATAACTCGTTGGCTGTTGCAGTAGCAGAAGTGGCCGTCCAAGACAAGGAATTTATTGAAAAATGCCGCTCGTTGAATGACCAGCAAAGAATGCGGTTCAAGCAGTTTGCTGCACATCACGGACTTCACATGTTTGATTCGCAAACGAATTTTGTGTTGATTCAAGTTCCGTCAGATGCTGACGAAGCGTCCGAGTTCCTTTTGCAGCAAGGTTATATTGTGCGCAGTGGAAATGCATTGGGCACACCAGGTTATATTAGGGTGACAGTTGGCACGGAACAACAAAATGACGGCTTTTTCACGGCGTTTGACAAGTTTTTGCAACAAGGTGGTTCCCATGAAGAGTAA
- the aroA gene encoding 3-phosphoshikimate 1-carboxyvinyltransferase gives METKTVEFSNPVLHGKLKVPGDKSISHRAVMLGSIASGQTNISGFLPGEDCLCTIDIFWKLGVTIDREGDQVTINSPGIEGWKSPDGPLYAGNSGTTARLMLGILAGSNVKSVMTGDSYLSKRPMRRVIGPLEKMGACITGEGDADRLPLTIVGRQLKCIDYEMPIASAQVKSGILFGALQAEGETRIVEKSGSRDHTERMLRQFGAQIETNDREIRITGKQVLTSCDVIVPGDISSAAFFMAAAAMLPESEVSFVNVGLNPSRTGMIDVMNQMGATVEIVDQKGENGEPYGTVNVKSASLHGIEIGGDMIPRLIDELPIIALMATQAAGKTVIKDAEELRVKETDRIAAVTSELKKLGASVEETEDGMIITGPTKLSGATLQSYGDHRIGMMSAIAALVAEGPIQIEDPSCIAVSYPNFFDDLYRLTGRS, from the coding sequence ATGGAGACGAAAACAGTTGAGTTCAGTAACCCGGTTTTACACGGAAAGTTGAAGGTGCCGGGGGATAAATCAATTTCCCATCGGGCTGTCATGTTAGGATCGATTGCATCTGGCCAAACGAATATTTCCGGCTTTCTCCCTGGGGAGGATTGTCTTTGCACGATTGATATTTTCTGGAAGTTAGGTGTAACCATTGATAGAGAAGGTGATCAGGTCACTATCAACAGTCCAGGCATTGAAGGCTGGAAATCACCGGATGGCCCGCTTTATGCAGGAAACTCCGGAACTACAGCCCGCCTCATGTTAGGTATATTGGCAGGTTCCAACGTGAAGTCGGTTATGACAGGGGATTCCTATTTATCAAAACGGCCGATGAGACGGGTGATCGGACCATTGGAGAAGATGGGAGCCTGCATCACGGGAGAAGGGGATGCAGATCGCTTGCCTTTGACAATTGTCGGTCGCCAATTGAAGTGCATTGACTATGAAATGCCGATTGCAAGCGCCCAAGTGAAATCCGGCATTCTATTTGGAGCGCTTCAGGCTGAAGGAGAAACTCGCATTGTGGAAAAGTCAGGGTCCCGTGATCATACAGAACGGATGCTCCGTCAATTTGGAGCACAGATTGAGACGAACGATCGTGAAATTCGTATAACTGGCAAGCAAGTATTAACAAGCTGTGATGTCATTGTGCCGGGAGACATTTCATCTGCTGCGTTTTTTATGGCTGCTGCAGCGATGCTGCCGGAAAGTGAAGTATCATTCGTGAACGTCGGTTTAAATCCCTCGCGTACAGGAATGATAGACGTAATGAACCAGATGGGCGCTACAGTTGAAATTGTCGACCAAAAAGGGGAAAATGGTGAACCGTACGGTACAGTCAATGTGAAAAGCGCTAGTCTCCATGGTATAGAAATTGGAGGGGACATGATCCCTCGATTAATAGATGAATTACCGATCATTGCTCTTATGGCGACACAAGCTGCCGGTAAGACAGTCATTAAAGACGCGGAGGAATTACGCGTGAAAGAAACGGATCGGATTGCAGCTGTTACATCCGAGCTGAAAAAACTGGGTGCCTCAGTCGAAGAGACGGAGGATGGCATGATTATTACGGGGCCAACAAAACTTTCAGGTGCAACGCTCCAGTCTTATGGTGACCACCGTATTGGCATGATGTCGGCCATCGCCGCACTTGTTGCGGAGGGACCGATCCAGATTGAAGATCCTTCTTGTATCGCTGTTTCGTATCCAAACTTTTTTGATGATTTATATCGCTTGACAGGCCGTTCCTAA
- a CDS encoding DUF1405 domain-containing protein, with protein MNTLRSMAWLVLSNKSFLWVLLFVNILGTVYGYDWYMWQLEITKPIFWIFVPDSPTASLFFCLALFAWLIGRNFKLIEALALITLVKYGLWAVVMNLLTLVEVGSIGPAGWMLVGSHFAMALQAILYIPFYRFQFKHVVIAAIWTLHNDVIDYVFKQMPIYHDLMRHMDQIGYFTFWLSIGCISIAYYVWKKRTKLVNG; from the coding sequence TTGAATACGCTAAGAAGTATGGCTTGGCTCGTATTGTCAAACAAATCGTTTTTATGGGTTTTGCTTTTCGTCAATATACTTGGAACGGTGTACGGGTATGATTGGTATATGTGGCAGCTCGAAATCACAAAGCCGATATTTTGGATTTTTGTTCCCGATAGTCCGACCGCCAGTTTGTTTTTTTGTTTAGCACTTTTTGCTTGGCTGATTGGCAGGAATTTTAAATTGATTGAAGCATTGGCGTTGATCACGCTTGTCAAATATGGACTTTGGGCAGTTGTCATGAATTTGCTGACATTGGTGGAAGTAGGATCTATCGGGCCAGCTGGATGGATGTTGGTTGGTTCCCATTTTGCCATGGCATTGCAAGCGATCCTCTATATTCCATTTTACCGTTTTCAATTCAAACATGTAGTAATTGCGGCTATCTGGACACTGCATAATGATGTCATCGATTACGTGTTCAAACAAATGCCTATTTATCATGATCTGATGCGTCATATGGACCAAATCGGCTATTTCACTTTTTGGTTGTCCATTGGCTGTATATCCATAGCCTATTATGTTTGGAAGAAAAGAACCAAGCTTGTAAATGGATAG